Genomic DNA from Sphaerodactylus townsendi isolate TG3544 linkage group LG14, MPM_Stown_v2.3, whole genome shotgun sequence:
gcgAGGTGTTCCactcctcctcactggcagtcttcaggaagtggctaGACAGAGATGCTTTAGGCGGATCCGGCATTGAGCAGGggactggactagatggcttgtgtTGCCCCTTCctactctaggattctatgatcaAGAATCATGAGCAGAACCCCAGATCTGGGGACTCTCCTGTAATCCTCTGGCCGCATGGGGCCCACTGAGCTTCTGGCATGTGACATCACAACCATGTGACAGGAAGCGGGACAGCCACTGTTAGGACGTCAACAGTAACAAGgccagcaccatggacagcgaACAGAGATTCCAACACAgcagatgggaggggggcaggggactGTAGTGAAGACCAACTCAAGGGTCACAACTGTGGGGGATTCTTCCCCATCAGAGTATAGCTTTGCTTTGTACTTCTGCTGTTTCCTCTATGCATGCCAAAGACAAGACGTGAGATATGGCACCTATGCTTTGTAGCAGCAAGCCTTTCCAAAAGCAGCAAGAAGAAATTAGCCCGATTTCATCAGCTCTCAAAGACCAGGCAGGGTCCGTCTGGATTACTACTtaaatggaagaccaccaaggaacaccagggttgctaagcagaggcagacaatggcaacccacctctgtttgatcctctgaagatgccagccacagatgcaggcgaaatgtcaggagacaatgctactaaaacacagctatacagcccggaaaccacacaacacccaagtgattccagctgtgaaagccttcgacaatacacccctttttgtctctttccttgaaaatcccaccaggttGCTTtgagtcggctgtgacttgatagcactttatacCCAAATATTGTCTACATGTCTTGCCATTACAAAAACTTAAAGTTAAGCTCTTCGTTGTGGTGCTAAGTTTGCTATTAAGGCAGCGTCTGTTTTTGTTTCTAAACTTTCAGGATTCCTCTGGTGATACATCACAACAAGAAGCAAAGCAAAGGTATGTGCTGCTTCAGTGACATATACTGGATTATgtgctctacacacacacacactctttctctctctctctctcttatgtgtgtatgtatgcaaaTTGCAGTGTTGTAAATAAAATACCAGGAAGTAGTTAACTGTAAGCAattccagcagagctgccttgTCTTCCAGCTAGAAGTCACTCCTCTGCAAACGTAGTCACAGTGGTTTTTTGTACACCTGCTTAGATAGGATTTGTGCTGCctttgttttttgccttgaaaataaacaaaaaaataaaactaacaaGCAAAAAGTTGCTAATTTTCCACTATCATGATTCTGCTGCTAAACAAAGCTGGAATTTACATGTGTGAGAGATTTGGAACCGAGCTATAAATAATTTTAAGCCTGCTTCTGAGCTGAATGGGTAGCTGCCATTCGGTTAATAATCAGTGTGTTCCCTCTTAAATTAATGAATCTCCCCCATGCACGCAGTATTTTACAGTGTAGAGGATGGGTCAGGATTCAACGCTGACCTTAAAATCTGTTCTCCTGATCCAGCCCTGTGAGAAATCAGTGAtatgaaactttatttttaaaagtagttcAAGAATTGCAGAATTCCAGTCCTGAAGGGTAAGAGGAATTTACTGAATTTTTTATTCTGCTGAAGAAATTTAGGGGAGGGGGTTTATATTCACTGTTCAGAAATCTGAGTTACAAGAACAGCTGTTCAAATGGTGATTTGGGGTACGCTGATTTGCAAAGACAGTACTTATGTGTATATTTGTTGCACACAAATTGTAAATTTGAAGCTGTTTGTGGTTGCCTCTCTGTGTGCTCTTCAGTCCTTCCTGAACCTGtaaatttttctgtttcttttttttattaaaggGAAGCGGAAATGAGGAATAACATTTTGGCTCAGGTTTTGGATCAGGCAGCCCGTGGCAGACGTAAGCATCCATGTTCTCTTCTGTTTGGGTCTGGAACCCTTTTTTAGCCCTGCCCTGAATCAAATTGTTCTTTTAAGACATACAAGAtcatctccagtgaaaaagaAAGAGGGTCAGTGTTGTCCACACACTTCAGTAAACTGGGTTTCATAAACACTTGGTTTTCAGATTCATTgtaatcaatataaacacaattgcAAATATACATGCCACATTTTAAGTTCAggatcccccccttcctccccccccccccccccacacaccacttAACTATTCTGGAGAGTATTccttgtccattttttaaaaattacatggtacctgtgtttttttccccttgcagtaAGTAATTTAGCACTTGTTAAGCCAGAAAAGGCCAAAGCGGTTGAGAACTATCTCATACAGATGGCAAGGTTCGGACAGTTAGGTGGGAAGGtaagttttattctgttttatttttattgtgctttCATAATGAAACATACCTTGGAAATGTCAAATTCATAAGGGTAGGGTTAAAGATCAGTAGAAACTCCATTGTCAGAACTGTAATATCTTGACTATTATACTCTTTTCCCACAGAAATTACAGTTCTATATTCATCCGCCACATGCTGTACCTTATTTGTCCTAGAattctccacttgggtcctagtgcctatctagttctgcttcccctccctttcattcGCCCTTTGCCGTCCCATCTTCCCCTTTAAGAGGCTGGGCATGGGGTGTTGGCCAACTGCCACAGCGTGGGACTGGCTGTGGGTGAATTCAGCCTTCTGCAACTGCTTGTGCGCTTCCTCTCGTCCTCCTGCTCGCCCCACCAGACATCTCTCTCTGCCACCACTTCCTCCCACCTTGTCATCGAAGTGTCCTGAAGAgtccttgtttgtttctttaggTATCAGATCAAGGATTGATAGAAATACTTGAAAAAGTGAGTCAGCAAACCGAAAAGAAAACAACGGTAAAGGTAAAAGACCTTAACATTTAAAGTCTGCTTGGAAGTGGTACATAAATCTTCTCCGGGGGTGAGTGGGTGGCTTGAAAAGGTATCAGGGTGTTTGAAACTTTGCAAAACCAGCCCTTTTGAGTTGCACTTCAACCATGCTGAGAGCGGAGGTAAGTCTCCCCACTCATGACCAGAATTCACAAATCCCTTTTCTGTTGGCAAAAGGAGAGGAGGATTTATGCCATTTTCAGTCCTCATTGGGGAGATACGTGagatttaaatgaagtaaataaactacATTAACCAGAATAGCAGAGCACTGAATTTTCAGGAGCCACAGCTATGCCCATACCACTGCACTCCAGGATCTTCCCCTAAACCAGTCAGGAAAACGCCACAGTTTTGCTTctgggagagccaatgtggtgtagtggttaagagcaggtggattctaaactggagaaccgggtttgattccccactcctccacctgagtggcagaggcttatctggtgaaccagatgtgtttctgcactcctgcattcctgctgggtgaccttgcggtagtcacagttctctcagacctctctcagccccacctacctcacaaggtgtctgttgtggggagaggaagggaaaggagcttgttggccaccttgagtctccttacaggagagaaaggtggggtataaatccaaaccctagTTGTTCTTCAAGTTAGAAATTGTGGATAAGAATACACTGCTTGCATTTTTGTGTTAAGTCTGCACTGTAACTTTTTCCCCCTAGTTCAACAGAAGAAAAGTATTggattctgatgaagaggaagatgACTGAAGATGGTTGCCAACTGCAAATCATCCCGAAGAGGTCGAGGAAAGTATACTGTCCTGACAGAAGCATAAATGAAAAGTTTACATGTTTTTTctgtaccttttctttttttttacacaaagggCAAACAAATCTCTATATAATAAAATGAAGTGAAATGGTTTCCTTAGGCCGTTTTTATAGCAAGGGCTGAGGGGATTTGCGGACCGTCTCCAGGGCTTTGCCTTTCTTATGTAGCACATACACCATACACACATACTGCCATTGGCACCTATAAACAGTTTGCTTCTACAGTCATCTGATGCACCATACCAGAAAGGGGAGTGAATGAGTCACAGACATTTCAGTACAGTTATATCTGCAGCTAAATAAATCTGagaatttttatctgtatatatgAGAAGAGAGGGAATAATCAGATAGGATCTAATATGTGCATAATATTCATAATATCTTTACTAGATTTAAGGAAACCCGGAACAGGCAATGGAATTGTACATATCCTGCGGCCTCTCCTCTCAGGAATAAATTTGGCCTATTCCTTCCCTGAGTAGTTGCGGTGATTATTACTAACCAGGGTTCGCAAACGACAGCAAATCCTTGTTAGCATTGGCTGTGGTATAAAGGGTGCAGGCATTTTGCACAACTGAACGTTGATGCCTTGCAGAAAGAAATGCAAGGAATAGTAGTTGGCAAGCAAAAAATATGCGGCTCTAGGAGAGATTCTTGATCTTGCTGGATGTTCTGTTgcattagaacaggggtctgcaacctgtggctctccagatgttcatagactacaattcccatcagcccctgccaccatgaccaattggccatggtggcaggggctgataggatttgtagtccatgaacatctggagagccgcaggttgcagacccctgcattagaagaTACATTTTTGACTAGCTAATGATGTTTTGTTCTTTCTGTACAGAAGGGAGATGTTGAATGGTTCTACCTTCTGGTGTGAACCTGGCCAAAATTAAGTATTTAGTCCTGTTGCCTTTAATCTCTTCTCCATTATATCAATGGATCTTAAAAGGCTGAGCTATGACAGGTTTGCATTCAGGGTGTTCATCGTTGTAccacagaactaggtaggcactgaAGCTACCTCACTTTTTCAGACATACAGAACTGGTTCTTCACTAGCCCCAATCCTCTTACATGCATGATGCCACTGTGACTTATTTTATGTAGTGCTTTTGTGTGTGCTGTAAGAAGTGTGCGATAACACATATATTGTGAAGCAGCCTATGTGAAAAAAGGTGGAGGGGGAATTATTTGATTTTTACTTGTGGAGGTGAAGTATATAATAGAGCTATGAAACAGACATTAAAAACTTTGTGTAAAGAAAAGGGAGATGAAGTGATTTGTGTGGGGGGTGAGGGAGTGTCTTTTCCAGTTGCCTGAAAAAGTTGCATGTATTAAAGGGATCTCCAGGACCAAGTGGAGTGAGTTCGAGTGGCCAGATTTTTCTATTTTATAAAGGATAACGtgaacagtcaccttgtgaacaGAGATCTTGATGATACTGGGCTACAGGTTCCAGTCACAGCAAATGTATCACTGTCACCCTCCAAttctttctgagaaaaaaaaccatttaGGGTTTGTAGTTTAGTAGTTACGAATGTCAATTGTGCAACCTCTGTTTGCATTAATACCAGGCATAACAACATCTTCCCTTTTGTAGCAAAAGGCAAGTGGAGCTTTCTCCATCTGCATCACAGGTGTACGGAGAACACTCGTGCCTCAAGCACACAGCTAGAGgcggtttaaaatattttcaaaggagCTGGGCCTTGTCATGGTGTGTTCTGTGGCTGGTACACTGAGGACTGATCCTGTTGTAATTTTCCCATGAGTTTACAgaattgccttatactgaatcagatgatTGGTCCATCACAGTCAGTATGTCGTTGGCTGGCCGCAGCTGTCCAGGGACTCAGGTGGGggtctttcacatgacctacctgatgttttaactggagatggcagggtagATCTTCTGTATCCCAAGCAGGTGCTGTATCATTGAGCCACGACCCCTCCCAATTTATTGTGTGCAAGGTCACCACTTACAACGTCAAGACAACAGCCAAATTTCCTATATCTCACCATTAAGATGCGTTTACAAATGTAGAGTAAGACTTCTATAGTACAAAAGCCGATTCTCAAGATCtattatattaaatatttttttcttatttttttcggTCTTTTATGCTGATATACCAATAAAGGGTGACTTGACATGACATTTATAATGCAATACAAGACAGGCCGTGTATGTTCTTTATCTCCTGCTCCCAGAGAcaatagaacataagaaagagccttgctggatcagaccagagtccatctagtccagcactctgctactcgcagtggcccaccaggtgcctttgggagctcacctgcaggatgtgaaagcaatggccgcctgctgctgctgctgctcccaagcacctggtctgttaaggcatttgcattgtcagatcaaggaggatcaatattggtagccatagatcgacttctcctccataaatctgtccaacatTGTGGGTGTCTTTGTAAACTGGGGTTCCATGTTGCTGAAGCTGTCCTAGGTTTTCCAGAAGGTACTTCTAATATTCAGAAGGCGTActtgtgaaatatttttaatattcgCAAAGCACCCACACACGAGAGCGGTGTCTTTACAAGACAGTGACAAGATGCAAATAAAGATTCCACACTGTGAAAGGGTATAGATTTGTTAATTTactgtttctctctcttccatcATTTGGCACAAGTCCCAAGGCACATAAGAAAATTAGAGAAACTCAAAGCACTTAGTAGAAAAATATACTTGTTCTCCTTCTGGAACGTACTGGAGAGCCCTATCTTTCAACAGCTTACGCTTGAAGCTCTGTACAGAGAAATCACGACAAGCTGTTTGTTACCCAAAACAGGTTATAAATCgcattaaaacagaacaaaaaaggctTTGTATATAAATATTACATACAAACAAAATGTGAATTGAGCATAGTTATTGTGCTGTTCAAGTTACCATTCAACTCTGGACCTTTTCTTTTTAGAATGGACTGTTTCCTGTAGCTGACACAGATTTCTAGAAATGTAAACCAAGGCCACCTGAACCGCTTTTATAAAATCCCAAATGACCGAGGTACACCTTTGAATAGACTCGTTTAATTTAATGGGATTGCATTCCTGTGCATTGAATGTCTGCCATTTAAAATTCAACCGAGTCAGACTAGCCCCTGAATGAAGatttaaaaatctgttcattGGTGTCCATACTTACCACAATAACAGTATATTCTCCTTCAATTCTCATGCTCCTTAAGACACAATGTACCTTTCTTAAAAGTGATTACTTTCCCACTTCTACCACTGCTAACAATGTATGGACCACCTTCCAGCGAGAGCTACCAAAGAACTGTGCAGTCGTGCCTGGCATGTGATATACCTGAAACTTCTCGTGGATTCAAGTACGTCAGTTCCTTCAGACAAGTTGGTATAATTCAGTGCCACATAaagtaaaataagaaaataaaacatactggtgccttttcaaattaGGATTCTGGAAATCGCATAGAACTCTCCCTCATCTGCTGTAATCAGTTTAAAGTGTAGGAATACAGAAATATGTCTTCAATGTTTTTAACTCGCAGTTTGAATTAAAGATAAATTACCCGGATTGGATTTGGGGAATCCTCTCTCTTAACAGTTTGGgaaatggagaggagaagaaagattCTCGTTTCCTTGCTGCAAACAAATTTCTGTTCCAGTTTTGAAGCTCGTAATCATCCTTTGGAATTAGAAGGATGCGAAACTGACTGGTTCATGCAGTCTTTAGTAACCAACTTGATTCCTCATCAGCGTTTCAGCGCCAGTTCCTCATCACTGGAGTGGCCTTCTAGTGAGGAAACACTTGTCTCTCTGGAGGTGGGTACATCAGAGATGCTGTGGATATCTGTGCCCAGAAGGGCCACGTTGACAGTGTGTCTCCGCTGCATGAGCTTACTTCTAAGAGGTGGAGTAGCTGCCACATCAGGGTCATCTTCATCTCTTGCAAGTTCGTTTCTGCTGCCAGCATCAAGGATTTGAGCTCTGCTTTGTTTCAAAAGGTCCACCGGTTTTAGTTTGCTCTTATCGAAGCTCTTAATGGCTAACttagaagagaaagagaggaaaaatacaagttaattttgttttctcttttcaaGTCAAAGCAAGCATCTTTCCGCAAATATTGGGGAGACAAGATCGATGGACATCTAGGGCATCTTTTctatctagggccgtggtggcgaacctttggcactctagatgttatggactacaattcccatcagcccctgccagcatggccaattgtaggggctgatgggaattgtagtccataacatctggagtgccaaaggttcgccaccactgatctagggcatcttttctatctcttttctATCCTGCTGTTGCTCCACCAGACAGGTGGGCAggccttgttttgttttcctgtaaAGTAGGCTAGATAAAGTCTTTGAGATTGGCTTGTTCAGCCAGCTCGTTCCCTGGGTGTCCTGAACAAGGGTCTCAGTATTAGTCTCCTCATCAGTAATGTCCCATTGAGCTGTAGATGAGGCATGATGATCCCAGAACCATGGAGATGAGCAGAGCCATTGCCTCCttctgaatagcaaccctggtcttccttggtgatctcccatccaaccactaaccaggactgaccctattCTGGCTTTTGGGTAATATATTCAGGAGAAATAAAAGTAATTCATACAAGGCACAATTAACTGATGAAATTTGCTGGTGAAAGTTATGGTGGTGACCGCTGGCTTAGGTGGCTCTAAAAGGGGATTACAAAATATGACAGATAGGTGTATCAGTGGCTTTATTCAAAATGATGACATCAGGGAATTTCCATGTACAGAAGGAGTATAACTCAAAGGTGATGTGCTGGGAGAGCAGCAAAAGCAAAGGAGAGCTACTGCCTTTGTGCCTGCTATACAGGCTTCCTGGAGCTGTTTGGCTGGGAAACTCTATGGTTGACTTTGGAAAGAGCAGGAATCTTTTAAGTCCTAAACTCTGTCCACATACCCAGGCATGGATTCTGGAATTAACATCACTGTCAATCGGACATTGCCCTTTTAATATATACGTTCACTACATTtacttgctgagactcaaggtggattacaaaacagGACAATCGTAGATCAAGTGTAatccagtcccttctgccctctgttagcagagtaagGGAACGAGAATAATCAAATCTTCCCATATGAGCTCATGCGCTAGTGACATTCTTTGTGCTGCTTTCTATCCCTAGGAATCTAGTCATTTTAAGTGTAGTTTAAGCTTCTAGGATTtattcagaattaaaaaaaaaaattacaaccaaATGTTGTAGTTCACAAATCCTGGCTTTTCCCCTCTAACCCATGGAAGAGTtgcaatatttcaaatatttacttGCTTTGCAGTATGCTCAAACTTTTCTTCCTACCTGGTGCATTAACTCGTCATCAAAGTTAGGGACACTTTTATCTCGTGTTATCGTTTTCCGCAAATACTTTGATCTGAACACAAGGACAAGCAGGGTTAAAATTGCATTTTAGCAGGAGTCATTTAGTAAAGCAGCGTCTCCTGGTCTCTAGATGGCAGCATTTCAACAGAAAAAAGCCCTCTAAGATCAGCAACCTAAACGCGACACTCGACTTCCTGAGTGATAAAATAGCAGCAGTCGCCCTTTGGTGTCTAAGCCCATAAATGTCTGAATCCAAGCCATTTAAATGGGCACTCGGGACCATCAGTCATCTCTTTGACTGTCTAAATCAGGAATAATCAAGGTGCACTAAGCCTcgtgtaggattgccaactccaggttgggaaatccttggGAGATTTCAGAGGGGTGTTTGTGgagagaagggacctcagtggggtacaatgccgaggacccccccccccttccaggggaaactgatctctgtgttcCAGGGATCAGCTGTAATTACAGCAAATCTTCTGGAGATTGATAACCACAGCCTCATGGCTTCTCACATTATTTCTGCCTCTCTAAACACTGAAGGGGAGGTTATTCCACAATACACTGGGAACCTGACTTGGGGcaatgtaagattttttttctgtcaaaaaGATTGTATTGCCTTTTAATAGAACCTGTGATTGTTAGTTATttaaggcatcttttttttaaagtgtgaattGGATTGTGAAACTTAGAAATACTTTACTATTATACGATTTACtacaaaacaaatacacaaaGCAAACTTGAAAGTAGTATCAAGACAGTATACACCAGGACATTCAAGCGGCGGCTAAAGACTCTGCGACTGAACGCTGTCCAAGTGGAATACTGAAATGGTTATATGACAGGCTCTGGGAGCGCTAATAATATTCCAAGTCAGCAAAGATACGGAGAGGTCAGGCAACACCTGGGAGCCGACTAGGTCGGTATTATGTATTTCAGACTTGAGAACCTGGAGCACACCATAAAGCTTGTGTGTTGAGTATAGGCTTCTGCATCTTGTATTGATATGACAAAGTGTTTTTGTGGAGACGGATAGACAAGCCCCACATGGTATTgtttgaagactttcacggccagattcaactggttgtggtgggttttccgggctgtgtggccgtgctctggtagatcttgttcctaacgtttcaccagcatctgtggcttagggtatcatctggagactgtcatgatggcacccccaaggtctggtgcagtttggttcagggggtccaaagttatggaccctcaaatgagtagcctccatctccttagcaaagaatgtgggatggggtaccccctttgagggtccataactttggaccccctaaaccaaactgcaccaaactttgggggtaccataaggacagtttccagatgataccctgaaattttggtgccgatatatcaaaaaatgcgccccctgaaggaacatcccagaaatttgcccaagaatctttgttctgcattgagttttctgtattgctgtccatgggggttgcaggctggggggggggggggcatttctgaaggcacagtctcaaaactttcagggtatcatcaggagactgccctgatgataccctccaggtttggtgcagtttggttcaggggggccaaagttatggaccctcaaaactgtagcccccatctcctattagctcccatgggaaacaatgggggatggggcaccccctttgggagtccataattttggactccttgaaccaaacctcaccaaacttggggagtagcataaggacagtctcctgatgatatgctgaaattttggtgctgatatgtctaaaaacttcaccccctgtaggcaccaatgtcctggtgcaaaaaaaaatttggtcgtggtggagtggccgcccatgggtgggggggggggcatccaactcaggttttgcccagggctacagtttgcccagggctacctcattacgcccctgagttccacatgggtggtggggggggcatccaactcaggttttgcccagggctacagtttgcccagggctacctcattacgcccctgagttCCACATTCTTGTATACTGTATTGATACTATTTAAGTATCATAGTGGAGACTGAATAAGTCCCACACAATTGTACACTGTGTTGAAACTTCAGAGATTTGCTTTGTATATAGTAGTAAAGTATATAATAGTAAAGCATTTCTACGTTTTTATAAGAGATCGAGTCTTGTGACTGCCAGCCTTAACTGGTACAAATGTCTCTAACTCACCCAGTCAATGGCAAGCCAAGATAGAGCATTCTTATACCACAACTCTTTCGTTCTGTCCCCAGCTCTATAGGGAAGCCCTTTCTTCCCAATTCAACAAGTTAAAGTTAGCAGCCCAGAATTATGAGCATGACTGACAGATACCTTCTACCACCCTGTTTTCCAATTTAGTCCTGTTTCTTTTTAACTCTGTTTACGAGTCAGCATGGAAACTCACTCCCTGCCACACCTTAACAGCCTCTGCAATATCcttatctttggctcattccgcacatgcagaataatgcactttcaaactgctttcagtgctctttgaagctgtgcagaatggcaaaatccacttgcaaacagttgtgaaagtggtttgaaaatgcattattttgcatgtgcggaaggggcctctgttacaaGCATCTGCAGTAAAGTATTCCGAAGGCCATTTTTCAAGCTTACTTGTTAAACTGGCTGATTGACTGGACTAGCTGAAGTCGCCGGGCAACAAGATCCTCCGCCATCTTCGGTGACTTATGACCAACTGCAGGTTTATATTAACGGACAATGTTAAAATGACATTCTCGTTTAGCAACCAATTCAGCATGATCCTGAATTAAAAATGATGGTCAGTGAATGCTATCTGAAATTATTtgctaataaatgctttaaataaataactatattTTGAACAAAGATGTTAAAG
This window encodes:
- the PDCD5 gene encoding programmed cell death protein 5; the encoded protein is MADEELEALRKQRMAELQAKHGDSSGDTSQQEAKQREAEMRNNILAQVLDQAARGRLSNLALVKPEKAKAVENYLIQMARFGQLGGKVSDQGLIEILEKVSQQTEKKTTVKFNRRKVLDSDEEEDD